From one Coffea eugenioides isolate CCC68of chromosome 11, Ceug_1.0, whole genome shotgun sequence genomic stretch:
- the LOC113751571 gene encoding BTB/POZ domain-containing protein At3g19850, translating to MADLCDLQILVNRQQTFFLNQKILTKYSEKLKRTIRQEKKRTQIRSSGIEIDDFPGGPDGFELVSRFCYNNGATTITVSNVSLLHCCAVFLGMTEKMFSSNLLHQTEVFLQQMFYWSWNDVLACLKSLEPFFSFADSCGLVKKLMCLLLAKIAQNSDINQLIASSSSASSSPETSSRFRCSPAATKFWWFEDLTLLSPKTIEYFAKSLGSFAGENNSTVLTRFLLHYLQKSAGRHNNNSKSRASEYNALAETAVSGVVLTARTSFSCRSLFWVLRVVSGFGLSRNCRAGLEKLIGGVLDQATLDDLLVSGRDGAGVYDVNLVMRLVRQFVQSEGAVTVEKMKRVGMLMDKYLGEIAPDQNLKISRFLGVAESLPDCARDCFDGVYRAIDIYLESHPALSLEERSRLCRCLNYEKLSLECCKDLAKNPKIPPRISVQALASQHSSHVPSSADVLFVNDHGSNSTSKSRSPPIASEKPGSFDLDGYETFGDESFDIRQNIQRMQRRVVELEKVCREMKGQMSRMKKGRLMLNAAAVAHGEALPRMC from the exons ATGGCAGACCTCTGCGACCTGCAAATCCTTGTCAATCGGCAGCAAACATTTTTCCTTAACCAG AAAATCCTTACAAAATACTCGGAGAAGTTGAAAAGGACGATCAGACAAGAAAAGAAGAGGACTCAAATCAGAAGCTCAGGGATAGAGATTGATGATTTTCCAGGAGGCCCTGATGGGTTCGAACTGGTTTCCAGATTCTGTTACAACAACGGGGCGACCACGATCACGGTCTCAAATGTGTCTCTCCTCCATTGCTGTGCAGTCTTTCTTGGAATGACCGAAAAGATGTTCTCTTCCAATCTCTTGCACCAGACCGAAGTCTTCCTTCAACAAATGTTCTATTGGTCGTGGAATGATGTCCTGGCTTGTCTCAAAAGTCTGGAACCATTCTTTTCGTTTGCGGATTCATGCGGTCTCGTTAAGAAGCTCATGTGCTTGCTTCTCGCAAAGATTGCTCAGAATTCGGACATAAACCAGCTCATCGCTTCATCCTCCTCGGCATCCTCCTCCCCGGAAACTTCATCCAGGTTCAGATGTTCCCCCGCGGCCACTAAATTTTGGTGGTTCGAGGACTTGACCCTTCTATCTCCAAAGACGATAGAGTATTTCGCGAAGAGCTTAGGTTCATTTGCTGGCGAAAACAACAGTACAGTCCTCACGAGGTTTCTTCTCCACTACCTTCAAAAATCCGCCGGTCGGCACAACAATAACAGTAAGTCAAGGGCTTCCGAGTACAATGCCCTGGCAGAGACAGCGGTTTCCGGGGTGGTTCTGACGGCGAGAACTTCATTTTCTTGCAGAAGTTTGTTTTGGGTATTGAGGGTCGTTTCAGGTTTCGGGCTGAGCAGGAACTGCAGGGCCGGATTGGAGAAACTGATTGGCGGAGTGCTCGATCAGGCAACGCTGGATGATCTGCTGGTGTCCGGGCGAGATGGGGCGGGAGTTTATGATGTGAATCTGGTGATGAGGCTGGTGAGGCAGTTTGTTCAGAGTGAAGGAGCTGTCACGGTAGAGAAGATGAAGAGGGTTGGGATGCTAATGGACAAGTACTTGGGAGAGATAGCGCCTGATCAGAACCTCAAGATCTCAAGGTTTCTTGGTGTTGCTGAGAGCTTGCCGGACTGTGCTAGAGACTGCTTTGATGGAGTCTACAGAGCAATTGACATTTATCTTGAG TCTCATCCTGCACTTTCACTAGAAGAACGTTCAAGACTGTGCAGATGTCTGAACTACGAGAAGCTGAGCCTGGAATGCTGCAAGGACCTGGCAAAGAATCCCAAAATACCTCCAAGAATCTCTGTTCAAGCGCTTGCTTCTCAGCATTCAAGTCATGTGCCATCTTCAGCTGATGTTCTGTTTGTCAATGATCACGGATCGAATTCAACTAGCAAGAGCAGGAGCCCGCCAATTGCCTCGGAGAAGCCTGGCAGCTTTGATCTTGATGGCTATGAGACCTTTGGAGATGAGAGTTTTGACATCAGACAGAACATTCAGAGAATGCAACGGAGAGTGGTGGAATTGGAGAAGGTGTGCAGAGAAATGAAGGGCCAGATGTCCAGAATGAAAAAGGGCAGGCTTATGCTTAATGCAGCTGCAGTTGCTCACGGCGAAGCTTTGCCAAGGATGTGTTGA
- the LOC113751572 gene encoding uncharacterized protein LOC113751572 — MTSILASKTCIWSPADQDYLSKGRSCRNPTFKFSNLDSPSKELFTPNLHLVSGRHQSARNFGPVFSGALDGDMDPDEPTDEKDNEDSPKDEPGGVNSETLREKLERIVGTDDSTFSGIDLATLIRNKFGRSYDVQLIKKEFMGRNLLALNVMWKYREQRSFPLTEEEYLLRLDDVANTLKCWGAVSHVRNSLKKLREKERPRIGKAVSIFIDMDESGGRANEWIYK, encoded by the exons ATGACAAGTATTTTAGCAAGCAAAACATGTATTTGGTCTCCGGCAGATCAGGATTATTTGTCTAAGGGTAGAAGCTGCAGAAATCCCACTTTTAAATTCTCAAATCTGGATTCTCCTTCCAAAGAACTCTTTACTCCTAATTTACACCTGGTAAGCGGACGTCACCAAAGTGCTAGAAACTTTGGGCCAGTTTTTTCTGGTGCACTTGATGGTGATATGGATCCAGATGAGCCTACCGATGAAAAGGACAATGAGGATTCTCCCAAGGATGAACCTGGAGGG GTGAATAGTGAGACTCTAAGGGAAAAGCTTGAAAGAATTGTTGGAACAGACGACTCTACTTTCAGTGGGATAGACTTGGCAACTCTTATACGGAACAAATTTGGGAGGTCCTACGATGTTCAACTGATAAAAAAG GAATTCATGGGAAGGAATCTCCTTGCACTAAATGTTATGTGGAAGTACAGGGAACAG AGATCTTTTCCTTTAACCGAAGAAGAGTATCTACTGAGGCTTGATGATGTGGCAAACACATTAAAATGCTGGGGAGCTGTATCACATGTTCGGAACAGCCTCAAAAAattgagagagaaagagaggccTCGGATAGGGAAG GCTGTTAGCATTTTTATAGACATGGATGAGTCTGGAGGCCGTGCAAATGAATGGATATACAAGTAG